One segment of Streptomyces sp. NBC_00576 DNA contains the following:
- a CDS encoding glycosyltransferase family 4 protein, with protein sequence MTSHSPHGQSPLRTVQVLGGGNAGSSAHVRSLAAGLVARGVRVSVCAPSDADQAYDFTGAGAEHVPIPRSSDPGSVAALRAACSNADLVHAHGLHASFRAALALSGRRTPLVVTWHNRAYVEGPRAHLLRVLERRVVKAAAVVLGTSSDLVDRARRRGARDARLSAVALPTPRGAMGWDESDRSKTRAELGAADRPLLMAVGSLDRHRGYDILLDAVRAWRGLDPAPLLVIAGEGPLRAELQGRIEKEGLPVRLVGRRDDVSELLTAADLALLPSRWESRSVFAQEALHARVPLIAAAVGGVPELVGDAAELVPYGDAAALGEAVVRLLGDPERREHLKERGVRQIGTWPTEDETVAQVLSVYDEFTQLRPLT encoded by the coding sequence GTGACCAGCCACTCACCGCACGGTCAGTCACCGCTGCGCACCGTGCAGGTGCTCGGCGGCGGCAACGCCGGCAGCAGCGCGCACGTGCGTTCGCTGGCCGCGGGGCTCGTCGCCAGGGGCGTGCGCGTGAGCGTGTGCGCCCCCTCCGATGCCGACCAGGCCTACGACTTCACCGGCGCCGGTGCCGAACACGTGCCCATTCCGCGCAGCAGCGACCCCGGCTCGGTGGCGGCGCTGCGCGCGGCCTGTTCGAACGCCGACCTCGTGCACGCGCATGGGCTGCACGCCTCCTTCCGGGCCGCCCTCGCGCTCAGCGGGCGCCGTACCCCGCTCGTCGTCACCTGGCACAACCGCGCGTACGTCGAAGGGCCGCGCGCCCATCTGCTGCGGGTGCTGGAGCGGCGGGTCGTGAAGGCCGCCGCCGTCGTCCTCGGGACCTCCTCCGACCTCGTGGACCGGGCCAGACGGCGCGGGGCCCGGGATGCCCGGCTGTCCGCCGTGGCGCTGCCCACCCCGCGCGGGGCCATGGGGTGGGACGAGTCCGACCGGTCCAAGACACGGGCCGAACTCGGTGCCGCGGACCGTCCGCTGCTCATGGCCGTCGGCTCCCTCGACCGGCACCGGGGATACGACATCCTGCTGGACGCCGTACGCGCGTGGCGTGGCCTCGATCCCGCGCCGCTCCTCGTGATCGCGGGGGAGGGGCCGCTGCGGGCGGAGTTGCAGGGCCGCATCGAGAAGGAGGGGTTGCCGGTCCGGCTCGTCGGGCGGCGTGACGATGTGAGCGAACTGCTCACTGCCGCCGATCTCGCACTCCTGCCGAGCCGTTGGGAGTCGCGCTCCGTTTTCGCCCAGGAAGCCCTCCACGCGCGCGTGCCACTGATCGCGGCCGCCGTGGGAGGCGTTCCCGAGCTGGTCGGGGACGCGGCCGAACTCGTCCCCTACGGTGACGCGGCGGCGCTCGGCGAGGCCGTGGTGCGGCTTCTCGGGGATCCGGAGCGCCGGGAACACCTCAAGGAGCGGGGCGTCCGGCAGATCGGCACCTGGCCCACCGAGGACGAGACCGTCGCCCAAGTGCTGAGTGTCTACGACGAGTTCACGCAACTGCGGCCGCTGACCTGA
- a CDS encoding HAD hydrolase-like protein, with the protein MSQTVRTRPEGSARALSEAYDTALLDLDGVVYAGGNAIVHAVESLGVARDGGMRLAYVTNNALRTPAAVAAHLTELGIATEGSDVITSAQAVARLIADQVPAGARVLVIGGEGLRVALRERGLEPVDSAEDEPVAVVQGYGGPELPWGRFAEACYAIARGVPWFASNTDLTIPSARGIAPGNGAAVEVVRIATGAEPQVAGKPLPPMHRETVLRTGAERPLVVGDRLDTDIEGAFNGEVDSLLVLTGVADGAQLLAAPPQHRPTYVDADLRGLLTGQPEVTETDAGGGFRCGGWTATAGEERLELEGDGEALDGLRALCAAAWTAAGDGVCALDAGKALARLGL; encoded by the coding sequence ATGAGCCAGACCGTCAGGACGCGGCCCGAGGGCAGTGCGCGGGCCCTCAGTGAGGCGTACGACACGGCGCTGCTCGACCTCGACGGGGTGGTGTACGCGGGGGGCAACGCGATCGTGCACGCTGTCGAGTCGCTCGGGGTCGCGCGGGACGGTGGAATGCGGCTCGCCTATGTCACCAACAACGCGTTGCGGACGCCGGCCGCGGTGGCCGCGCACCTCACCGAGCTGGGCATAGCGACGGAGGGCTCGGACGTCATCACCTCGGCGCAGGCGGTGGCCCGGCTGATCGCCGACCAGGTGCCGGCGGGGGCGCGCGTGCTGGTGATCGGCGGTGAGGGGCTGCGGGTCGCGTTGCGCGAGCGCGGGCTCGAGCCCGTCGACTCGGCCGAGGACGAGCCGGTTGCGGTCGTCCAGGGGTACGGCGGGCCCGAGTTGCCCTGGGGACGGTTCGCAGAGGCGTGCTACGCCATCGCGCGAGGGGTGCCCTGGTTCGCGTCCAACACCGACCTGACGATCCCCAGCGCACGCGGGATCGCGCCGGGCAACGGGGCTGCGGTGGAGGTCGTGCGCATCGCGACCGGTGCCGAACCGCAGGTGGCGGGCAAGCCGTTGCCGCCGATGCACCGGGAGACGGTGCTGCGGACCGGTGCCGAGCGGCCACTGGTCGTCGGGGACCGGCTGGACACGGACATCGAGGGCGCGTTCAACGGGGAGGTCGACTCGCTGCTGGTGCTGACCGGCGTGGCGGACGGCGCACAGCTGCTGGCCGCGCCGCCGCAGCACCGGCCCACCTATGTCGACGCCGACCTGAGGGGGCTGCTGACCGGGCAGCCGGAGGTGACGGAGACGGACGCGGGCGGCGGTTTCCGGTGCGGGGGATGGACGGCGACCGCAGGGGAGGAGCGGCTGGAGCTGGAAGGGGACGGCGAGGCGCTCGACGGGCTTCGCGCGCTGTGCGCGGCGGCCTGGACGGCGGCGGGGGACGGCGTGTGCGCGTTGGACGCGGGGAAGGCGCTGGCGCGGCTGGGGTTGTGA
- a CDS encoding DUF1015 domain-containing protein: protein MNTAGPADVPARMGLQLTPFRGLRYDPDRVGSLAAVTSPPYDVIVRPDGLIHLESADPHNIVRLILPQAATPSIRNEQAADTLDDWLAEGILTADPEPALYVYEQRDTTGHLQRGVIGALRLSEPSEGVVLPHEDVMPHVVAERAALMRATYANLEPLLLTYRSDDSAAASPCTTSAVVERTADRPPLLSTTTEDGFGHRLWAVTDPTELAGIQTDLTHHQALIADGHHRWATYLRLRAEHPSPSPWDHGLVLLVDTARYPLRVRAIHRLLHGLPVPEALAALEGHFRVRHLAVPLSEALTALAEATTAGNAFLLAGDGAFHLVDRPDEDLLARTIPADRPQAWRTLDATVLHATLLSHIWHIPEDSPARIAYIHDTAATVEKAEQDGGTAVLMHPVREEVVRDLARQGVTMPRKSTSFGPKPASGLVLRTLAH, encoded by the coding sequence ATGAACACTGCAGGTCCCGCGGACGTACCGGCTCGCATGGGCCTTCAACTGACCCCTTTCCGGGGCCTTCGCTACGACCCCGACCGGGTCGGCAGCCTGGCCGCCGTGACCTCGCCGCCGTACGACGTCATCGTGCGCCCCGACGGCCTGATACACCTCGAATCGGCCGACCCGCACAACATCGTCCGGCTGATCCTCCCCCAGGCGGCCACCCCGTCCATCCGAAACGAACAGGCCGCCGACACCCTGGACGACTGGCTGGCCGAGGGCATCCTGACCGCCGACCCCGAACCCGCCCTGTACGTCTACGAGCAGCGCGACACGACCGGCCACCTCCAGCGCGGGGTCATAGGCGCCCTGCGCCTGTCGGAGCCGTCGGAGGGCGTCGTCCTGCCGCACGAGGACGTCATGCCGCACGTGGTGGCGGAACGGGCGGCCCTGATGCGCGCCACCTACGCGAACCTGGAACCCCTCCTCCTGACCTACCGGAGCGACGACTCCGCCGCCGCGTCGCCGTGCACCACGAGCGCGGTGGTCGAACGCACGGCCGACCGCCCCCCGCTGCTCTCGACGACCACGGAGGACGGTTTCGGCCATCGTCTCTGGGCGGTCACCGACCCCACCGAACTGGCCGGGATCCAGACGGACCTGACCCATCACCAGGCCCTCATTGCCGACGGACACCACCGCTGGGCGACGTATCTGCGTCTACGCGCGGAGCACCCGTCCCCCAGTCCCTGGGACCACGGCCTGGTACTCCTCGTGGACACCGCCCGCTACCCCCTGCGCGTCCGCGCGATCCACCGCCTCCTGCACGGCCTCCCGGTCCCCGAGGCGCTGGCAGCCTTGGAGGGCCACTTCCGGGTACGTCACCTGGCGGTCCCACTCTCCGAGGCCCTCACCGCCCTCGCGGAGGCGACCACCGCGGGCAACGCCTTCCTCCTGGCCGGCGACGGCGCCTTCCACCTCGTGGACCGCCCGGACGAGGACCTCCTGGCCCGCACCATCCCGGCCGACCGCCCGCAGGCCTGGCGCACCCTGGACGCGACGGTCCTGCACGCCACGCTCCTTTCCCACATCTGGCACATCCCCGAGGACTCACCGGCGCGCATCGCGTACATCCACGACACCGCGGCAACCGTGGAGAAGGCGGAACAGGACGGCGGTACGGCCGTCCTGATGCACCCGGTCCGCGAGGAGGTCGTACGCGACCTCGCCCGCCAGGGCGTCACGATGCCCCGCAAATCGACGTCCTTCGGCCCCAAACCGGCCTCGGGCCTGGTCCTGCGCACCTTGGCGCACTGA
- a CDS encoding TlyA family RNA methyltransferase, producing the protein MAGVARRRLDAELVRRKLARSREHASQLIAAGRVTVGKTVATKPATQVETAAAIVVVADDSDPEYVSRGGHKLAGALAVFVPQGLKVGGRRALDAGASTGGFTDVLLRAGAVHVVAVDVGYGQLAWSLQSDERVTVKDRTNVRELTLEAIDGEPVDLVVGDLSFIPLGLVLPALARCAAPDADLVMMVKPQFEVGKERLGSGGVVRSPELRAEAVRGVAARAGRLGLGVQGVTASPLPGPSGNVEYFLWLRAGAPELNPADVDRAVAEGPR; encoded by the coding sequence GTGGCAGGAGTGGCACGCCGCCGTCTTGACGCCGAGCTGGTGCGGCGGAAGCTCGCGCGCTCGCGTGAGCACGCGAGCCAGCTGATCGCCGCCGGGCGGGTCACCGTCGGCAAGACCGTCGCGACGAAGCCCGCCACCCAGGTGGAGACCGCCGCCGCGATCGTCGTCGTGGCCGACGACAGCGATCCCGAGTACGTCTCCCGGGGTGGCCACAAGCTCGCGGGCGCCCTGGCGGTCTTCGTACCGCAGGGGCTGAAGGTCGGTGGACGGCGGGCGCTGGACGCCGGCGCGTCCACCGGCGGATTCACTGACGTGCTGCTGCGCGCCGGTGCCGTGCACGTCGTCGCCGTCGACGTGGGATACGGACAACTCGCGTGGTCTCTCCAAAGCGATGAACGCGTCACCGTCAAGGACCGTACGAACGTACGCGAGTTGACGCTCGAAGCGATCGATGGGGAACCAGTGGATCTTGTCGTGGGGGATCTGTCCTTCATCCCGCTCGGTCTCGTGCTGCCCGCCCTTGCGCGGTGCGCGGCACCTGATGCCGACCTGGTGATGATGGTCAAGCCGCAGTTCGAGGTGGGGAAGGAACGGCTGGGGAGTGGAGGAGTCGTACGCAGTCCTGAACTGCGTGCCGAGGCGGTACGCGGAGTTGCCGCCCGTGCCGGGCGGTTGGGGCTGGGTGTGCAGGGCGTGACCGCCAGCCCGCTGCCCGGGCCGTCGGGGAACGTCGAGTACTTTCTGTGGCTGCGGGCCGGCGCACCTGAACTCAACCCGGCCGATGTTGACCGTGCAGTGGCGGAGGGGCCTCGTTGA
- a CDS encoding NAD kinase → MTQTRDRTVFLLAHTGRPAAIRSAELVVQGLVRSGLGVRVLAAEAANLPLPPEVELVEEATAQCLDGCELLIVLGGDGTLLRGAEFARASGVPMLGVNLGSVGFLAEAERDDLDKVVDRVVTKAYEVEERMTIDVVVHQNGNIVHTDWALNEAAVQKVSAEKLLEVVLEIDGRPVTGFGCDGICLSTPTGSTAYAFSAGGPVVWPEVEALLMVPISAHALFAKPLVTSPDSVLAVEVLPHIPPGVLWCDGRRTVELPPGARVEVRRGAVPVRLARLHHASFTDRLVAKFALPVSGWRGAPH, encoded by the coding sequence TTGACTCAGACCCGAGATCGTACTGTTTTCCTGCTCGCCCACACCGGGCGGCCGGCCGCGATCAGAAGTGCCGAACTCGTGGTCCAGGGGCTGGTGCGCTCTGGACTCGGGGTGCGGGTGCTCGCGGCGGAGGCGGCCAACCTGCCGTTGCCGCCGGAGGTGGAGCTGGTCGAGGAGGCCACCGCCCAGTGCCTCGACGGGTGCGAGCTGCTCATCGTGCTGGGCGGCGACGGCACGCTGCTGCGCGGCGCCGAGTTCGCCCGGGCGTCCGGGGTGCCGATGCTCGGCGTCAACCTCGGCAGCGTCGGCTTCCTCGCGGAGGCCGAGCGTGACGACCTCGACAAGGTTGTCGACCGGGTGGTGACGAAGGCGTACGAGGTCGAGGAACGGATGACCATCGACGTCGTTGTCCACCAGAACGGGAACATCGTGCACACCGACTGGGCGCTGAACGAGGCGGCCGTGCAGAAGGTGTCCGCGGAGAAGTTGCTCGAGGTCGTGCTGGAGATCGACGGGCGGCCGGTCACCGGGTTCGGGTGTGACGGCATTTGTCTGTCGACGCCTACTGGATCGACCGCCTATGCGTTCTCCGCCGGTGGGCCTGTGGTGTGGCCCGAGGTGGAGGCGCTGCTGATGGTGCCGATCAGTGCGCATGCGCTGTTCGCGAAGCCGTTGGTGACGTCGCCGGATTCTGTGCTTGCTGTGGAGGTTCTGCCACACATTCCGCCGGGTGTGTTGTGGTGTGACGGGCGGCGGACTGTCGAGTTGCCGCCCGGGGCGCGGGTGGAGGTTCGGCGGGGGGCTGTGCCGGTTCGGTTGGCTCGGCTGCATCATGCTTCGTTCACGGACCGGCTTGTGGCTAAGTTCGCGTTGCCTGTTTCTGGGTGGCGGGGGGCCCCTCACTAG
- a CDS encoding SCP2 sterol-binding domain-containing protein, whose product MATIEECRSALDKLSDNMAGASGDVREAAALDRSLSCHITDLDVTFVGRLQGGRIEVQDTLQGPPREKAEIRLTMSGDDLLAMVSGELNFAKAWGSGRVKLEAGLRDLFRLRKLL is encoded by the coding sequence ATGGCGACGATAGAGGAGTGCCGCAGCGCACTCGACAAGCTCTCGGACAACATGGCGGGCGCGAGCGGGGACGTACGCGAGGCGGCGGCCCTGGACCGCTCGCTGAGCTGCCATATCACCGATCTGGACGTCACCTTCGTGGGGCGGCTGCAAGGCGGCCGTATCGAGGTCCAGGACACCCTCCAGGGCCCGCCCAGGGAGAAGGCCGAGATCCGGCTCACCATGTCCGGCGACGACCTGCTGGCGATGGTCTCCGGCGAGCTGAACTTCGCGAAGGCCTGGGGCTCGGGCCGGGTGAAACTGGAGGCGGGCCTGCGGGACCTGTTCCGCCTCAGAAAACTTCTCTAG
- the recN gene encoding DNA repair protein RecN, with translation MVVFVLEEMRIRSLGVIDDAVVELSPGFTAVTGETGAGKTMVVTSLGLLLGGRADAALVRIGARNAVVEGRISVPPGGSAVVRAEEAGAELDDGVLLISRTVSAEGRSRAHLGGRSVPVGVLAELADELVAVHGQTDQQGLLKLSRQRAALDRYAGDAVSAPLTKYGEAYRRLRAVANELDEITTRARERAQEAGMLRYGLDEIAAVEPRAGEDAELAEEAERLGHAEALASAATVAHAALAGNPEDPEGIDAATLVAGAHRALESVRSHDSALAALADRIGEVGILLGDVAGELAGYADDLDADPLRLAAVEERRAALTALTRKYGSGVAGVLTWAEESAARLLELDGDDERIGELTAERDSLRGELSGMAQALTDARTEAASRFAAAVTAELASLAMPHARVSFDIRQTEDPEGVEVDGRTVAYGPSGADEVELLLAPHPGAPARPIAKGASGGELSRVMLAVEVVFAGTDPVPTYLFDEVDAGVGGKAAVEIGRRLAKLAKSAQVVVVTHLPQVAAFADRQLLVEKTNDGSVTRSGVKVLEGEERVRELSRMLAGQEDSETARAHAEELLAAARADG, from the coding sequence ATGGTCGTGTTCGTGTTGGAGGAGATGCGGATACGGTCGCTCGGCGTCATCGACGATGCGGTCGTCGAGTTGTCGCCAGGCTTTACCGCCGTGACCGGTGAGACCGGTGCGGGTAAGACCATGGTCGTGACCAGCCTGGGGCTGCTGCTCGGTGGGCGGGCTGATGCGGCGTTGGTGCGGATCGGGGCCAGGAACGCGGTCGTGGAGGGGCGGATCTCCGTGCCTCCGGGCGGGTCGGCCGTCGTACGGGCAGAGGAGGCGGGCGCCGAGCTCGATGACGGGGTGCTGCTCATCAGCCGTACCGTTTCCGCGGAGGGACGTTCGCGGGCGCATCTGGGCGGGCGTTCCGTGCCTGTGGGTGTGCTGGCCGAGCTGGCCGACGAGCTGGTGGCCGTCCACGGGCAGACCGACCAGCAGGGGCTGCTCAAGCTGTCCCGGCAGCGGGCGGCGCTCGACCGGTACGCGGGGGACGCGGTCTCCGCGCCGCTCACCAAGTACGGGGAGGCGTACCGGCGGCTGCGGGCCGTCGCGAACGAGCTGGACGAGATCACCACGCGCGCGCGTGAACGGGCCCAGGAAGCCGGCATGCTGCGGTACGGGCTCGACGAGATCGCCGCTGTGGAGCCGCGGGCCGGTGAGGACGCCGAGCTCGCCGAGGAGGCAGAGCGGCTCGGGCACGCGGAGGCGCTGGCCTCGGCCGCGACCGTCGCCCACGCCGCCCTCGCCGGTAACCCGGAGGACCCCGAGGGCATCGACGCCGCCACGCTCGTCGCGGGCGCCCATCGGGCCCTGGAGTCCGTACGGTCGCACGACTCCGCCCTGGCTGCGCTCGCCGACCGGATCGGTGAGGTCGGCATCCTGCTCGGGGACGTCGCCGGGGAGCTGGCGGGGTACGCCGACGACCTGGACGCCGATCCGCTGCGGCTGGCGGCCGTCGAGGAAAGGCGGGCCGCGCTCACCGCGCTGACGCGGAAGTACGGCTCCGGTGTCGCCGGAGTACTCACCTGGGCCGAGGAGAGCGCCGCGCGGCTGCTCGAACTCGACGGCGACGACGAGCGGATCGGTGAGCTGACCGCCGAGCGGGACTCGCTGCGCGGCGAACTGAGCGGGATGGCGCAGGCGTTGACGGACGCGCGGACGGAGGCCGCCTCGCGGTTCGCGGCCGCCGTGACCGCCGAGCTGGCCTCGCTGGCCATGCCCCACGCGCGCGTGTCGTTCGACATCCGCCAGACCGAGGACCCGGAGGGCGTCGAGGTCGACGGACGTACCGTCGCCTACGGGCCCTCCGGTGCCGACGAGGTCGAGCTGCTGCTGGCCCCGCACCCCGGGGCGCCCGCCCGGCCCATCGCCAAGGGCGCGTCCGGGGGTGAGCTCTCCCGCGTGATGCTGGCCGTGGAGGTCGTGTTCGCGGGGACCGATCCCGTGCCCACCTATCTGTTCGACGAGGTCGACGCCGGAGTGGGCGGCAAGGCGGCCGTGGAGATCGGCCGGCGCCTGGCCAAGCTGGCGAAGAGCGCGCAGGTCGTCGTCGTGACGCACTTGCCACAGGTCGCCGCGTTCGCCGACCGCCAGCTGCTGGTGGAGAAGACCAACGACGGGTCGGTGACCCGGTCGGGCGTGAAGGTACTGGAGGGCGAGGAGCGGGTACGGGAGCTGTCGCGGATGCTGGCCGGGCAGGAGGACTCGGAGACGGCGCGGGCACATGCGGAGGAGTTGCTGGCGGCAGCGCGGGCGGACGGCTGA
- a CDS encoding FecCD family ABC transporter permease — MKSNLVRPARATGRAGRVVRTPGGLSLRLDVRSLVVVVALLLVALAASVVLIGTGDFPIPAGDVLRTLFGDGNAGQEFVVNQLRLPRVLVGLLVGASLGLGGALFQSISRNPLGSPDVLGLSQGSTAGALVMIVLFSGSAGAVTLGALVGGLVTGLAIYLLAWKQGVHGYRLVLVGIGVSAVVTAVNGYLITKADLVDAARAVVWMTGSLNGRGWDQVRPLLWLCAILVPVVLVNARGLRMTEMGDDVSYALGVPVERVRLVLMVAAVLLTAAATAAAGPVGFVALTAPQLARRLTHSPGPNLVPSMCMGATLLVVADWASQRLFGADQLPVGVVTGVLGGVYLLWLLVTERKAGRI; from the coding sequence GTGAAGAGCAACCTTGTCCGGCCCGCCCGGGCAACAGGCCGGGCAGGCCGTGTCGTACGGACGCCGGGCGGCCTCTCCCTCCGGCTGGACGTGCGCTCGCTGGTCGTCGTCGTGGCGCTGCTGCTGGTTGCGCTCGCCGCGAGCGTGGTGCTGATCGGTACCGGTGACTTCCCGATCCCGGCCGGGGACGTACTCAGGACGCTGTTCGGCGACGGGAACGCGGGCCAGGAGTTCGTCGTCAACCAGCTGCGGCTGCCGCGGGTTCTGGTCGGGCTGCTGGTCGGGGCCTCGCTCGGGTTGGGCGGCGCGCTGTTCCAGTCCATCTCCCGTAATCCGCTGGGCAGTCCGGACGTACTGGGACTGAGCCAGGGATCGACGGCCGGTGCGCTGGTCATGATCGTGCTGTTCTCCGGGAGCGCCGGCGCGGTCACCCTCGGGGCGCTCGTGGGCGGGCTGGTGACCGGGCTCGCCATCTATCTGCTCGCCTGGAAGCAGGGCGTGCACGGGTACCGGCTGGTGCTCGTCGGTATCGGGGTCTCCGCGGTCGTCACGGCGGTCAACGGCTACCTGATCACCAAGGCCGACCTCGTCGACGCGGCCCGTGCGGTCGTGTGGATGACCGGCTCCCTCAACGGGCGGGGCTGGGACCAGGTCCGGCCGCTGCTGTGGCTGTGCGCGATCCTCGTACCCGTGGTGCTCGTGAACGCTCGCGGGCTGCGGATGACGGAGATGGGCGACGACGTGTCGTACGCCCTCGGGGTGCCCGTCGAGCGCGTACGGCTCGTGCTGATGGTGGCCGCCGTGCTGCTCACCGCGGCTGCCACGGCCGCCGCCGGTCCCGTGGGCTTCGTGGCGCTGACCGCACCGCAGCTTGCCCGGCGCCTGACCCACTCGCCGGGCCCGAACCTGGTGCCGTCCATGTGCATGGGCGCCACCCTCCTGGTCGTGGCCGACTGGGCCTCGCAGCGGCTCTTCGGCGCCGATCAGCTGCCCGTGGGGGTGGTGACCGGCGTACTCGGTGGGGTGTACCTGCTGTGGCTGCTGGTCACCGAGCGGAAGGCGGGCCGGATATGA
- a CDS encoding ABC transporter ATP-binding protein yields MSGDSANESVKKGTDTVNRLSTESVTLAYDQRVIAERLSVEIPDNSFTVIVGPNACGKSTLLRALSRMLKPSEGRVLLDGQVIQSMPAKKVARTLGLLPQSSIAPDGITVADLVGRGRYPHQGILRQWSHDDERTVQESMESTGVAELADRYVDELSGGQRQRVWIAMALAQQTPLLLLDEPTTYLDIQHQIDVLDLCAELHEEQGRTLVAVLHDLNHAARYATHLIALREGSVVAEGAPGDIVTAGLVEEVFGLRCQVIDDPETGTPLVVPAARKARAKATAEAS; encoded by the coding sequence GTGAGCGGCGACTCAGCGAACGAGAGCGTCAAGAAAGGCACCGACACCGTGAACCGCCTGTCCACCGAGAGCGTGACCCTCGCCTACGACCAGCGTGTGATCGCCGAGCGGTTGTCGGTGGAGATCCCCGACAACTCCTTCACGGTCATCGTCGGCCCGAACGCCTGCGGCAAGTCCACACTGCTGCGGGCCCTGTCGCGGATGCTGAAGCCGAGCGAGGGCCGGGTGCTGCTCGACGGGCAGGTCATCCAGTCGATGCCCGCGAAGAAGGTCGCGCGGACCCTCGGGCTGCTGCCCCAGTCGTCGATCGCGCCCGACGGGATCACCGTCGCCGACCTGGTGGGCAGGGGCCGCTACCCGCACCAGGGCATCCTGCGCCAGTGGTCCCACGACGACGAGCGGACAGTCCAGGAGTCCATGGAGTCGACCGGCGTCGCCGAACTCGCCGACCGCTATGTCGACGAACTCTCCGGCGGCCAGCGCCAGCGTGTGTGGATCGCGATGGCGCTCGCCCAGCAGACACCGCTGCTGCTGCTCGACGAGCCGACGACCTATCTCGACATCCAGCACCAGATCGACGTCCTCGACCTCTGTGCCGAGCTGCACGAGGAGCAGGGGCGAACCCTGGTCGCCGTCCTGCACGACCTCAATCACGCGGCCAGGTACGCCACGCATCTCATCGCGCTGCGCGAGGGCTCGGTCGTCGCCGAGGGCGCGCCGGGCGACATCGTCACGGCCGGGCTGGTCGAGGAGGTGTTCGGGCTGCGCTGCCAGGTCATCGACGATCCGGAGACGGGGACGCCGCTGGTGGTGCCGGCCGCGCGCAAGGCCCGTGCCAAGGCGACTGCCGAAGCCTCCTGA
- a CDS encoding FecCD family ABC transporter permease, with product MLIDSPPEQRAETAPAPPKRQAVRAVGLLVSVGILLLVALASIAIGAKELSLEQVWHGLFQDSGTYGDVVVGERVSRTLLGLLAGAALGLSGAVLQALTRNPLADPGLLGINAGASAAVVTAITFFGVTSLSGYVWFAFLGAAAVGALVWFLGGSRGATPVRLALAGTAISAALYGYLQAVMITDDAALSRMRFWTVGSLASATDDTITQVLPFIVIGTILALLLARPLNAVAMGDDTARALGAHLTRTRALSMAAATVLCGAATAACGPIVFVGLMVPHVVRSFTGPDLRWILPYATVLSPVLLLGADVIGRIVARPAELQVGIVTAVIGGPVFIFLVRRRRTAQL from the coding sequence GTGTTGATCGACAGTCCTCCTGAGCAGCGCGCGGAGACCGCCCCCGCACCCCCGAAACGTCAGGCGGTACGGGCCGTTGGACTCCTCGTCTCCGTGGGAATCCTGCTTCTCGTCGCCCTCGCGAGCATCGCGATCGGCGCGAAAGAGCTGTCCCTGGAACAGGTGTGGCACGGCCTGTTCCAGGACTCGGGGACCTATGGCGACGTCGTCGTCGGCGAGCGTGTCTCACGTACCCTCCTCGGACTGCTGGCCGGTGCCGCGCTCGGGCTGTCCGGAGCCGTTCTCCAGGCGCTGACCCGCAATCCGCTGGCCGACCCCGGGCTGCTCGGCATCAACGCGGGCGCGTCGGCCGCCGTCGTCACCGCCATCACCTTCTTCGGCGTCACCTCGCTGAGCGGCTATGTGTGGTTCGCCTTCCTCGGGGCCGCCGCCGTCGGAGCGCTCGTCTGGTTCCTCGGGGGCAGTCGGGGGGCCACGCCGGTGCGGCTCGCACTCGCCGGCACCGCGATCAGTGCCGCGCTCTACGGCTATCTCCAGGCCGTGATGATCACGGACGACGCCGCGCTCAGCAGGATGCGCTTCTGGACGGTCGGTTCGCTGGCCTCGGCCACCGACGACACCATCACGCAGGTCCTGCCGTTCATCGTGATCGGCACGATCCTCGCGCTGCTGCTCGCCCGGCCGCTCAACGCCGTGGCGATGGGCGACGACACCGCCCGCGCCCTCGGCGCCCACCTGACCCGCACCCGCGCGCTGTCCATGGCCGCGGCGACCGTGCTGTGCGGGGCCGCGACCGCCGCCTGCGGTCCCATCGTCTTCGTGGGCCTGATGGTCCCGCACGTCGTACGGTCCTTCACCGGCCCCGACCTGCGCTGGATCCTGCCGTACGCGACCGTGCTCTCGCCGGTGCTGCTGCTCGGCGCCGATGTCATCGGCCGGATCGTCGCCCGACCTGCCGAACTCCAGGTCGGCATCGTCACCGCGGTCATCGGCGGCCCGGTCTTCATCTTTCTCGTACGACGGCGGAGGACGGCGCAGCTGTGA